Proteins from a single region of Spirochaetota bacterium:
- a CDS encoding response regulator — MHLILAIDDEKTTLRLLDEQLKNLGYQVITAQSAQEGIGLARTGNPDLILLDVMMPRMTGFEALRVLKKDEQLKPIPVIILTAKSKHDDVVTAMGLGAIDYMVKPHEIHALNQKIESALQIGKIHKLKELAERTEYIQVARGGKTTMITFLKGIRDRAVLQEARKIFTPFFVKLVKSDDIVFDLRRLDDMSEEDVKAISVILTIFAGSEVHLVAGRHYGSLVGGADFGDTIRLHISMGDLDIYLAQKQKM, encoded by the coding sequence ATGCATCTTATTCTCGCTATAGACGACGAAAAAACCACCCTGAGGCTTCTCGACGAGCAGCTTAAAAATCTCGGGTACCAGGTCATAACCGCCCAGAGCGCGCAGGAGGGTATCGGGCTCGCCAGAACCGGGAATCCCGATCTCATCCTCCTCGACGTCATGATGCCGCGCATGACCGGCTTCGAGGCCCTGCGCGTGCTGAAAAAGGACGAACAGCTGAAGCCTATTCCCGTCATCATTCTCACCGCGAAATCGAAGCATGACGATGTCGTGACCGCAATGGGCCTGGGCGCCATCGATTACATGGTAAAGCCGCATGAAATACACGCGCTCAATCAAAAAATTGAATCGGCGCTGCAGATCGGCAAGATTCACAAGCTGAAAGAGCTCGCGGAACGCACGGAGTACATCCAGGTCGCGCGCGGCGGGAAGACGACGATGATCACGTTCCTGAAGGGAATCCGCGATAGGGCCGTGCTCCAGGAGGCGCGGAAAATCTTTACGCCTTTTTTCGTCAAGCTTGTGAAAAGCGACGATATCGTATTCGATCTTCGCCGGCTTGACGACATGTCGGAAGAAGACGTCAAGGCGATCTCGGTAATCCTTACGATCTTCGCGGGGAGCGAGGTACACCTGGTGGCCGGGCGCCACTACGGGTCCCTCGTCGGAGGCGCCGATTTCGGCGACACCATCAGGCTGCACATTTCAATGGGCGACCTTGATATCTACCTCGCCCAGAAACAGAAAATGTAG
- a CDS encoding PAS domain S-box protein, which yields MNSRLRSLFEKNYQPIILVDRRYRIVESNEAALLWVSSVHGVSIRKGNSVLEYLAREDIEEFTAVFNDILFGRKDRHLMFSVTAGLDSEFWFEYHLYPVSHKGRVEYVYLVVGDITERKNAIDEVARNARRYQSMIKNSTDIIGIIREDGTIGFISDSVMQVLGYRPAELEGRNFLDYVFHEDEARISARLKAAIDSSDQAFEFRFRIRHKDEFWVFIEAMGTNLIHERSVGGIVLNMRDVTERMHIESMLVKINRQNELILESAGEGIYGINTHGMITFANPAAARMLGFKVEEMIGQNHRNILQLLPPADEAFPGIPAPGYGRDPSGGLNSAQFVLKRLDGTIFPAECVVSPINEKGTVVGAVVAFKDITDRVQAEEALRRSRDEADAANRAKSEFLANISHEIRTPITSIIGFLDLLEDSRLDRSQTEYIRISRHSAQTLLDIINDILDFSKIEERKIEISPHEFNPMIAFESSVELLSARARGKRVDLHAFIDPRLPFLIGDELRIKQVLNNLIGNSVKFTPAGGTIFVEIVGGEGSAGSCRVRFSVKDSGIGIPQDKQEMIFESFTQADSSIAREYGGTGLGLAISSNLVKMMGGKLDLESAVGKGSCFSFMLELPIGETRKRNSKPDTSEIRAAIYSPPGRDQAREQIFERYLRAMEIPAAVVSSFHELEAMGRCDLAVASIMALDRESRRKLGSLDFPLVLTGEEPERAEAEEVDADVFIPYPVTATKIEEALRILRLGPAENEVAGTGLKNPSKINARILLAEDTPANQLLMRRMLEKLGSTVTLAENGEEAVELWTKGTYDAVLMDVNMPVCDGVEATRRIRHMEKENALPRTRIIALTARALKGDEESLIAAGMDGYLSKPVSLASILDVLKTALPGAADRMGGGDDTGETARTAADLGIDEESLLELVEEFLGSWEDYVPPLRRLALENEFAEMRFLAHRLKGASANFRLHRLAEIAGEIESASAARETADYTGMANQVETEFARLRRHYRVN from the coding sequence ATGAACTCCCGTCTGCGTTCGCTTTTCGAAAAAAATTATCAGCCGATCATCCTTGTCGACCGGCGCTACCGTATCGTCGAATCCAATGAAGCCGCATTGCTGTGGGTGTCCTCCGTGCACGGAGTATCCATACGGAAGGGCAATTCCGTACTCGAGTATCTTGCGCGGGAGGATATCGAGGAATTCACGGCTGTATTCAACGACATCCTGTTCGGCAGGAAAGACCGGCATCTGATGTTCAGCGTGACCGCGGGGTTGGACAGTGAATTCTGGTTCGAGTACCATCTGTACCCGGTATCCCACAAGGGACGGGTGGAATACGTTTACCTGGTAGTCGGGGACATCACTGAAAGGAAAAATGCGATCGACGAGGTCGCGCGCAATGCGCGACGTTACCAGTCCATGATTAAAAATTCCACAGACATTATCGGCATCATCAGGGAGGACGGTACGATTGGATTCATCAGCGATTCGGTAATGCAGGTGCTGGGTTACCGTCCCGCGGAACTGGAGGGGCGGAATTTTCTCGATTACGTGTTCCATGAGGATGAGGCGAGGATATCGGCACGATTAAAAGCGGCGATCGATTCAAGCGATCAGGCGTTCGAGTTCCGGTTCAGAATAAGGCACAAGGATGAATTCTGGGTGTTCATCGAGGCCATGGGGACCAACCTGATTCATGAACGCTCGGTGGGCGGTATCGTGCTCAATATGCGCGACGTGACCGAGCGGATGCATATCGAGAGCATGCTTGTGAAGATCAACCGGCAGAACGAGCTCATCCTCGAGTCCGCGGGGGAGGGAATCTATGGAATCAATACGCACGGAATGATCACGTTCGCCAACCCGGCCGCGGCGCGGATGCTGGGGTTCAAGGTGGAGGAAATGATAGGCCAGAATCACCGAAATATACTTCAGCTCCTCCCCCCGGCGGATGAGGCTTTCCCCGGGATTCCCGCTCCCGGATATGGACGCGATCCGTCCGGCGGGCTAAACAGCGCGCAGTTCGTGCTCAAGCGTCTTGACGGGACGATCTTTCCCGCCGAATGCGTAGTCTCCCCGATCAACGAAAAGGGAACGGTGGTGGGCGCGGTGGTGGCGTTTAAGGATATTACGGATCGCGTTCAGGCCGAGGAGGCGCTCAGGCGATCGCGGGACGAAGCGGACGCGGCAAATCGCGCAAAAAGCGAATTCCTTGCGAATATCAGCCACGAGATAAGAACGCCCATAACCAGTATTATCGGATTTCTAGACCTCCTTGAGGATTCCAGGCTCGACAGGTCGCAAACCGAGTACATTCGCATCAGCCGGCACAGTGCGCAGACCCTTCTCGATATCATCAATGACATTCTCGATTTCTCGAAAATCGAAGAGCGTAAAATTGAGATTTCCCCGCACGAATTCAACCCGATGATCGCGTTCGAATCCTCCGTGGAGCTGCTCTCGGCGCGTGCGCGGGGGAAGCGTGTCGACCTGCACGCGTTTATCGACCCCCGGCTGCCGTTTCTCATCGGGGACGAACTGCGCATCAAACAGGTGCTTAATAATCTGATCGGGAACTCGGTGAAGTTCACCCCCGCGGGAGGGACGATCTTCGTCGAGATCGTGGGCGGCGAGGGCTCGGCAGGCAGCTGCCGGGTCCGTTTTTCAGTAAAGGACTCCGGTATCGGGATACCCCAAGATAAGCAGGAAATGATCTTCGAATCGTTTACACAGGCGGATTCGTCGATCGCGCGCGAATACGGCGGGACGGGGCTTGGGCTGGCGATAAGCTCCAACCTCGTGAAGATGATGGGAGGGAAGCTTGACCTGGAGAGCGCTGTCGGGAAGGGCAGTTGTTTCAGTTTTATGCTTGAACTTCCCATCGGGGAAACTCGAAAAAGAAATTCGAAGCCGGATACATCTGAAATTCGCGCGGCTATTTATTCGCCGCCCGGGAGAGACCAGGCGCGCGAACAGATTTTCGAGCGGTACCTGCGCGCAATGGAAATACCTGCCGCCGTGGTGAGCTCGTTCCATGAGCTTGAAGCGATGGGGCGATGCGATCTGGCAGTCGCATCCATCATGGCCTTGGACCGTGAATCGAGGCGAAAGCTGGGGTCGTTGGATTTCCCGCTCGTGCTGACGGGGGAGGAGCCCGAGCGCGCGGAAGCCGAGGAGGTCGATGCGGATGTATTCATTCCCTACCCGGTTACCGCGACAAAAATCGAGGAGGCCCTGCGCATACTGCGACTGGGTCCCGCGGAAAATGAAGTTGCGGGAACCGGCCTGAAGAACCCCTCGAAAATAAACGCGCGCATTCTCCTCGCGGAGGACACCCCGGCGAACCAGCTCCTCATGCGCCGTATGCTCGAAAAGCTTGGCAGTACCGTCACGTTGGCTGAAAACGGGGAGGAAGCAGTTGAACTCTGGACAAAGGGAACGTACGATGCGGTGCTGATGGACGTCAATATGCCGGTATGCGACGGTGTGGAGGCCACGAGACGAATACGACATATGGAAAAGGAGAATGCGCTTCCCCGAACCAGGATAATCGCCCTTACCGCCCGTGCGTTGAAGGGCGACGAGGAATCCCTGATCGCTGCGGGGATGGACGGATATCTTTCGAAACCGGTGAGCCTGGCCTCGATTCTCGATGTATTAAAAACGGCTCTTCCCGGAGCGGCGGATCGGATGGGGGGCGGGGACGATACGGGGGAAACGGCGAGGACCGCCGCCGACCTGGGGATCGACGAGGAATCGCTCCTGGAGCTTGTGGAAGAGTTCCTGGGCTCCTGGGAGGATTACGTACCGCCTCTTAGAAGGCTCGCCCTGGAAAACGAATTCGCCGAAATGCGTTTTCTCGCCCATCGCCTCAAGGGCGCCAGCGCCAACTTCAGGCTGCACCGGCTTGCCGAGATAGCGGGCGAAATCGAGAGCGCCAGCGCAGCGCGCGAAACGGCGGATTACACGGGAATGGCTAACCAGGTGGAAACGGAATTCGCCCGTCTAAGGAGGCACTATCGGGTCAACTAG
- a CDS encoding adenylosuccinate synthase — protein sequence MSCIAVLGTQWGDEGKAKMIDYYSAASDIIVRYQGGANAGHTVVINDKKYIFHLIPSGILHKDKTCVISNGVVLDPEQLLTEIDMLARDGITVSGRLFISDAAHLILPYHKALDAAMEESSSNKIGTTRRGIGPSYADKALRIGIRVGDILDDAYLVERVNQALRIKNVHLEKIYGLEPFKAADVMDLLRSFRERIGDMIVNTQNFLYQALRENRKILLEGAQGNALDIDHGTFPFVTSSNTTIGGALTGTGLPPFAIKEVIGITKAYVTRVGEGPFPTEDKGEMGILLREKGGEFGSTTGRPRRCGWFDCELLNFAKRTNGLTSIALTKLDVLSGMKKIRISVGYEMNGRRLEYCPTSSLDRILPVYEELDGWDEDISKCLSYEELPSRAKEYIRFITNALDLPISIVSVGPDRKNTFAML from the coding sequence ATGAGTTGTATCGCGGTTCTGGGAACGCAGTGGGGCGACGAGGGAAAGGCCAAGATGATCGATTATTACTCGGCCGCCTCCGACATCATCGTACGCTATCAGGGTGGCGCGAACGCGGGCCATACCGTCGTTATCAATGATAAAAAATACATATTTCATCTGATTCCCTCCGGCATACTTCATAAAGACAAGACCTGCGTGATTTCCAACGGGGTAGTGCTCGATCCCGAACAGCTCCTTACGGAGATCGATATGCTCGCCAGGGACGGCATAACCGTTTCGGGAAGGCTGTTTATATCGGACGCCGCGCACCTGATCCTGCCCTACCACAAGGCGCTCGACGCGGCCATGGAAGAATCGAGCTCCAACAAGATAGGAACCACGCGCCGGGGCATCGGCCCGAGCTACGCCGACAAGGCCCTGCGTATCGGCATACGCGTGGGCGATATCCTGGACGACGCATACCTCGTAGAACGGGTGAACCAGGCTCTCAGGATAAAGAACGTTCATCTTGAAAAAATATACGGTTTGGAGCCATTCAAGGCGGCGGATGTGATGGACCTGTTGCGTTCATTCAGGGAGCGCATCGGCGACATGATCGTGAACACCCAGAACTTTCTGTACCAGGCGCTGCGCGAGAACAGGAAGATCCTTCTCGAGGGCGCGCAGGGGAACGCGCTCGATATCGATCACGGCACATTTCCTTTCGTGACCTCGTCGAACACGACCATAGGCGGCGCCCTCACCGGTACGGGACTTCCCCCTTTCGCGATCAAGGAAGTGATCGGCATTACGAAGGCCTATGTGACCAGGGTGGGTGAGGGTCCGTTTCCCACCGAGGACAAGGGAGAGATGGGAATCCTGCTCAGGGAGAAGGGTGGGGAATTCGGCTCCACCACCGGTCGGCCCAGGCGGTGCGGGTGGTTCGATTGCGAGCTGCTGAATTTCGCGAAGCGGACGAACGGCCTCACGAGCATCGCGCTCACTAAGCTGGATGTGCTGAGCGGCATGAAGAAAATTCGCATTTCCGTGGGCTACGAGATGAACGGCAGGCGGCTGGAGTACTGTCCCACATCGAGCCTGGATCGCATTTTGCCGGTCTACGAAGAGCTGGACGGTTGGGACGAGGATATTTCAAAATGCCTGAGCTACGAAGAGCTCCCCTCGCGCGCGAAAGAATATATCAGGTTTATTACAAACGCGCTCGATCTTCCCATTTCAATCGTTTCCGTGGGTCCGGACAGGAAGAATACCTTCGCGATGCTGTAG
- a CDS encoding acyl-CoA dehydrogenase, translated as MERSLPFSQEHSIFIEAFRKFLTAVIADQYEVWEKNGIVPREVWKKFGENGFLVPWAAEKYGGAGADYLYSVIIAEELARFGAGSVFVPLHNDIVVPYIEAFGTEEQKQKWLPGCISGDCITAVAMTEPEAGSDLAAIKTSAVKKGNTWVMNGQKTFISNGILADLVVVAAKTGGSDTPVHQSVSLFVVERGAPGFSRGEPIKKIGLKAQDTAELFFDDCEIPEGNLLGQEGLGFIYLMQKLQPERLLCAIGSQAAAEKCFEITVEYTRDRKVFGKPLSKFQNTQFELAEMATEIAVGRSFVDDLIKAHMAGKSVVNETCMAKFWVTEMAKRVADRCLQLFGGYGYCTEYPVSRFYVDARVQTIYAGTSEVMKMIVARGLGL; from the coding sequence ATGGAACGGAGCCTGCCATTCTCCCAGGAGCACAGCATTTTTATCGAGGCGTTCAGAAAATTTCTCACCGCGGTCATCGCGGACCAGTACGAGGTCTGGGAAAAAAACGGCATCGTTCCCCGCGAGGTATGGAAGAAATTCGGGGAAAACGGGTTTCTCGTTCCATGGGCGGCGGAAAAGTACGGGGGGGCGGGCGCCGATTATCTTTACTCCGTGATCATCGCGGAGGAGCTCGCCCGGTTCGGGGCCGGGAGCGTCTTCGTGCCGCTGCATAACGACATCGTTGTTCCGTACATCGAAGCGTTTGGGACGGAAGAACAGAAGCAGAAATGGCTCCCCGGGTGTATCAGCGGCGATTGCATTACCGCGGTCGCGATGACGGAGCCCGAGGCGGGATCGGACCTGGCCGCGATCAAGACCAGCGCGGTGAAAAAGGGAAACACGTGGGTGATGAACGGCCAGAAGACCTTCATCTCGAACGGCATTCTGGCCGACCTCGTGGTGGTGGCGGCAAAAACGGGGGGTTCCGATACACCGGTGCATCAGTCGGTGAGCCTTTTCGTGGTCGAACGGGGCGCGCCCGGATTTTCGCGCGGGGAACCGATTAAAAAGATAGGCCTGAAGGCGCAGGATACCGCCGAGCTCTTTTTCGACGATTGCGAAATTCCCGAGGGCAACCTCCTGGGGCAGGAAGGCCTGGGATTCATCTACCTCATGCAGAAGCTGCAGCCGGAAAGGCTCCTGTGCGCGATAGGTTCACAGGCCGCCGCGGAAAAATGCTTCGAGATTACAGTCGAGTACACAAGGGACCGCAAGGTGTTTGGCAAGCCGCTGTCGAAGTTCCAGAATACGCAGTTCGAGCTCGCCGAGATGGCCACGGAAATCGCGGTAGGCCGCAGCTTCGTCGACGATCTCATCAAGGCGCATATGGCCGGAAAATCGGTCGTAAACGAGACCTGCATGGCGAAATTCTGGGTCACCGAGATGGCCAAGCGGGTCGCCGACCGGTGCCTTCAGCTGTTCGGGGGATACGGCTATTGCACCGAATATCCCGTGTCCCGGTTTTACGTTGATGCGAGGGTGCAGACGATCTACGCGGGCACCTCCGAGGTGATGAAAATGATCGTGGCCCGGGGACTGGGCCTCTAG
- a CDS encoding inositol monophosphatase, which translates to MLEFSREIALAAGSILLKGFRSFDTVVTYKGPSNPVTNIDRESEEFLCGRIRAQYPDHAIVAEEGGSIDRDGEYLWYVDPLDGTTNFAHGVPMFCVSIGVYSRPLKTVVAGVVYDPFHEELFTAARGSGAFLNGAPLRVSKTDDLQHALLATGFPYDKGTSDDNNLPQFVRVLPQIQCIRRFGSAALDLCYVAAGRLDGYWEFKLNPWDTAAGSLIVAEAGGVVTTTGGKPFDPVSPEILVSNGIIHARILALLAGAG; encoded by the coding sequence CTGCTTGAGTTCTCGAGGGAGATAGCCCTCGCCGCGGGATCGATTCTCCTCAAGGGGTTTCGCTCCTTCGACACCGTAGTCACCTACAAAGGCCCTTCCAACCCGGTAACGAATATCGACAGGGAATCCGAGGAGTTCCTGTGCGGCAGGATTCGCGCGCAGTACCCGGACCATGCTATCGTGGCCGAGGAGGGGGGAAGCATCGACCGCGACGGGGAATACCTGTGGTACGTGGATCCCCTGGACGGCACTACCAACTTCGCCCACGGCGTGCCCATGTTCTGCGTGTCCATAGGCGTGTATTCAAGGCCGCTTAAAACGGTGGTTGCCGGCGTAGTGTACGATCCCTTTCATGAAGAGCTTTTCACTGCCGCGCGGGGCTCGGGTGCGTTTCTCAACGGCGCGCCCCTGAGGGTGTCCAAAACGGATGACCTGCAGCATGCGCTCCTGGCGACCGGATTCCCCTACGACAAGGGCACCTCGGACGACAACAATCTGCCGCAATTCGTGAGGGTGCTCCCCCAGATTCAATGCATCCGCCGGTTCGGTTCGGCCGCGCTGGACCTGTGCTACGTCGCCGCGGGAAGGCTGGACGGGTACTGGGAATTCAAGCTGAATCCCTGGGACACTGCCGCGGGAAGCCTCATCGTCGCGGAGGCGGGCGGTGTCGTCACGACGACCGGGGGAAAGCCCTTCGACCCTGTGAGTCCCGAAATACTCGTGAGCAACGGCATCATTCACGCGCGCATCCTCGCGCTGCTCGCGGGTGCGGGCTGA